One Oryza brachyantha chromosome 3, ObraRS2, whole genome shotgun sequence DNA segment encodes these proteins:
- the LOC102707293 gene encoding LOB domain-containing protein 37 has translation MSCNGCRVLRKGCSDGCVLRPCLQWIDAADAQGHATVFVAKFFGRAGLLSFISAVPDAQRPALFQSLLYEAAGRTINPVHGAVGLLWTGNWHLCQAAVDTVLRGGSIGPLPELAGAGGDLYGAARRNGGWSTFSTAKRVRKAEVPAAPSCDLGLCLSPGSPPAAGERRAALRRPGTPSMSSDESVTTTGGERDPVLLNLFV, from the exons ATGAGCTGCAACGGCTGCCGGGTGCTGCGGAAGGGGTGCAGCGACGGCTGCGTGCTGCGGCCGTGTCTGCAGTGgatcgacgccgccgacgcgcaGGGCCACGCCACCGTCTTCGTCGCCAAGTTCTtcggccgcgccggcctcctctccttcaTCTCCGCCGTCCCCGACGCGCAGCGACCTG CGCTGTTCCAGTCGCTGCTGTacgaggcggcggggcggacCATCAACCCGGTGCACGGCGCGGTGGGGCTGCTCTGGACGGGGAACTGGCACCTCTGCCAGGCCGCCGTCGACACCGTGCTGCGTGGAGGCTCCATCGGCCCGCtgccggagctcgccggcgccggcggggaccTCTACGGCGCCGCCAGGCGCAACGGCGGCTGGTCGACCTTCTCCACGGCGAAGCGGGTGAGGAAGGCCGAGGTGCCTGCAGCCCCGTCGTGCGACCTGGGTCTGTGCCTCAGCCCCGgctctccgccggcggcgggggagaggagagcagcGCTCCGGCGGCCGGGAACGCCGTCGATGAGCTCCGACGAGTCCGTCACCACAaccggcggcgagagggaTCCCGTGCTGCTCAACCTTTTTGTCTGA
- the LOC102707568 gene encoding uncharacterized protein LOC102707568 — protein MSRHLKQYEKEHMKMAMLKQEETFKQQVQELHRLYRVQKLMMTTAGSATAMPAAIRCTPEDEHHAEEENEAGSSQAYAASERQAAAAATAVVDESELELTLAIGTTTTKKEAPSSSVDSRTSNSSSSTESGSPQFGATTMAPHRPSRLRSSSSSVKVVGAGTTTTQQRLDMEQDALKHPPWLHQCLNLAR, from the exons ATGTCAAGGCATCTGAAGCAGTACGAGAAGGAACACATGAAGATGGCCATGTTGAAGCAGGAGGAGACATTCAAGCAGCAG GTTCAGGAACTGCACCGGCTGTACCGAGTACAGAAGCTAATGATGACGACGGCCGGCTCTGCGACGGCGATGCCAGCAGCCATCAGATGCACACCTGAAGACGAGCATCACGCAGAGGAGGAGAATGAGGCAGGGTCGAGCCAGGCCTACGCTGCGAGCGAAAGgcaggctgctgctgctgccaccgcTGTCGTCGACGAGAGCGAGCTGGAGCTCACGCTGGCGAtagggacgacgacgaccaagAAGGAGGCGCCGTCGTCTAGCGTGGACTCCAGGACGAGcaactcgtcgtcgtcgacggagTCCGGTAGCCCCCAGTtcggcgcgacgacgatggcgccgCACCGGCCATCTAGattgcggtcgtcgtcgtcgtcagtgAAGGTCGTCGGTGctgggacgacgacgacgcagcaGCGTTTGGACATGGAGCAGGACGCGCTGAAGCACCCTCCATGGCTCCACCAGTGCCTCAATTTGGCACGATAA